A window of the Sporosarcina sp. FSL K6-2383 genome harbors these coding sequences:
- a CDS encoding glycoside hydrolase family 43 protein, which translates to MTIITNPILPGFNPDPSICRVGEDYYIAVSTFEWFPGVGIYHSKDLKNWRLLSRPLNRISQLNMMGNPNSGGVWAPQLSYSDDKFWLIYTDVKVTEGKWKDCHNYLVTSDTIDGEWSEPTYLNSSGFDPSLYHDEDGKKYLANMLWDHRDEKHSFYGIVLQEFDAKLQKLIGKKEIIFKGTDLKLVEAPHIYKIDDYYYLLTAEGGTKYDHAATIARSKNLWGPYEVHPENPLITSWPYPRNPLQKSGHASIVKTHTDEWFLVHLTGRPLPKDQEPILEVRGYCPLGRETAIQRLEWKDGWPYVVGGNGPSLEILGPAIEEVKWENDYDEKDDFNADTLNAHFQSLRIPLGEKIVSLKDNPGHLRLYGKESLTSKFTQAFIARRWQHFNFTAETKVAFNPDTFQQSAGLVNYYNTENWTSLQISWHEGKGRILELSTCDNFTFAEPLQGEEIVIPDHVEYVYLRAEVKTTMYQYSYSFDGENWTSIPVKFEARKLSDDYIEGGGFFTGAFVGMQCQDTSGQNLHADFDYFVYLSSAETLS; encoded by the coding sequence TTGACAATTATTACGAATCCGATTTTGCCAGGTTTTAATCCAGATCCAAGTATTTGCCGTGTAGGAGAAGACTATTATATTGCCGTTTCTACTTTCGAATGGTTCCCAGGTGTCGGGATTTATCACTCGAAGGACTTGAAGAATTGGCGTTTACTTTCGCGTCCTCTTAATCGAATCAGTCAGTTAAATATGATGGGGAATCCAAATTCAGGTGGTGTGTGGGCGCCTCAACTATCCTATAGTGACGATAAGTTTTGGCTAATCTACACTGATGTAAAGGTTACGGAAGGTAAATGGAAAGATTGTCATAATTACCTTGTCACTTCCGATACGATTGACGGAGAATGGTCAGAGCCAACTTACTTAAACAGCTCAGGCTTCGATCCATCTTTATATCATGACGAAGATGGCAAGAAATACTTAGCAAATATGTTATGGGATCACCGTGATGAAAAACATAGCTTTTATGGCATTGTGCTACAAGAATTTGATGCTAAACTACAAAAGTTAATTGGCAAAAAAGAAATCATCTTTAAAGGTACGGATCTTAAATTAGTCGAGGCACCACATATTTATAAAATCGATGACTATTATTACTTGTTAACCGCTGAAGGTGGAACGAAATATGATCATGCAGCTACAATTGCACGCTCAAAAAATCTCTGGGGCCCCTATGAAGTACATCCAGAGAATCCTTTAATTACATCATGGCCTTATCCTAGAAATCCACTTCAAAAATCCGGCCATGCCTCAATTGTTAAAACTCATACGGATGAGTGGTTTTTAGTCCACTTAACAGGAAGACCTTTGCCAAAGGATCAGGAGCCGATATTAGAAGTGCGTGGCTATTGCCCACTTGGTCGGGAAACGGCTATTCAAAGGTTAGAATGGAAAGACGGTTGGCCTTATGTTGTGGGGGGCAATGGACCTTCTCTTGAAATTTTAGGACCTGCTATAGAAGAAGTGAAATGGGAAAATGATTATGATGAAAAAGATGATTTTAACGCAGATACATTAAATGCTCATTTTCAATCGTTGCGCATTCCATTAGGTGAGAAAATTGTTTCGTTAAAGGATAATCCTGGTCACCTACGCCTGTATGGGAAAGAATCACTGACTTCAAAGTTCACTCAAGCTTTTATCGCAAGACGTTGGCAGCATTTTAATTTTACAGCGGAAACCAAGGTAGCTTTTAATCCCGACACGTTCCAACAATCTGCCGGCTTAGTGAACTACTACAATACAGAAAACTGGACGTCTCTTCAGATTTCCTGGCATGAAGGGAAAGGAAGAATTCTCGAACTGAGCACTTGCGATAACTTTACATTCGCTGAACCACTTCAAGGTGAAGAAATTGTAATTCCTGATCATGTCGAATACGTTTACCTACGTGCTGAAGTGAAAACAACGATGTACCAGTATTCTTATTCTTTTGATGGGGAGAATTGGACGAGTATTCCTGTAAAATTTGAAGCCCGCAAGCTGTCTGATGATTATATCGAAGGTGGTGGATTCTTTACCGGGGCATTCGTCGGGATGCAGTGCCAAGATACATCAGGTCAAAATCTACACGCTGATTTCGATTATTTTGTTTATCTGAGTTCAGCAGAAACCCTCAGCTGA
- a CDS encoding ROK family protein, which translates to MKLKSSETWNQHVVKKGNKSLILDKIKDSSPISRATVASQTGLNKGTVSSLVSELIEDHLIYESGPGKSSGGRRPVMLLFNNDAGYSIGLDLGVNYLLGVLTDLDGNVHHEKMLTFTNLTYNDIESKLFSVIDYLIANAPASPHGIIGIGIGVPGIVAKNGEILLAPNLNWENIDLKTVIEKRYDLPVIVENEANAGAYGEKKFGVGKDFKNIIYVSAGIGIGVGLILNGELYKGNNGFSGELGHMTIQVDGAPCRCGNEGCWELYASEKALLNNAKKLTLSPPSEEDFCLASLVELAENGDEEVIELFAQTGDYLGVGINNIINIFNPQQVIIGNRLATSQKWLSKSLNKRVTNQALWFQQSDLQINFSELSTHSTALGMAAFSIENFLRFSIQDRNLV; encoded by the coding sequence GTGAAATTAAAATCGAGTGAAACCTGGAATCAGCATGTTGTAAAAAAAGGTAATAAGTCACTTATTCTTGATAAAATTAAAGATAGTTCCCCTATTTCTAGAGCAACGGTCGCAAGCCAAACCGGGCTTAATAAAGGAACTGTTTCATCATTAGTGAGCGAATTAATCGAAGATCACTTAATTTATGAATCTGGTCCTGGCAAATCTAGCGGTGGAAGAAGACCAGTCATGCTGTTATTTAATAATGATGCTGGATACTCCATAGGATTAGATTTAGGAGTCAATTACTTATTGGGTGTTTTAACTGATTTAGATGGAAATGTTCATCATGAAAAAATGCTCACATTTACAAATCTTACGTATAACGATATTGAATCAAAACTATTCAGTGTCATTGATTATCTCATCGCTAATGCGCCCGCAAGCCCTCACGGTATTATTGGAATCGGCATTGGAGTACCTGGGATTGTCGCCAAAAATGGCGAAATATTGCTTGCGCCTAACCTTAACTGGGAAAATATAGATTTGAAAACGGTGATTGAAAAAAGGTACGACTTGCCTGTCATTGTAGAAAACGAAGCAAATGCAGGGGCATACGGCGAGAAAAAGTTTGGCGTAGGAAAAGATTTTAAAAATATCATTTATGTCAGTGCGGGCATTGGTATCGGTGTTGGACTTATTTTAAATGGTGAATTATACAAAGGCAATAATGGGTTTTCAGGCGAGCTTGGCCATATGACCATACAAGTAGACGGTGCCCCATGTCGCTGCGGGAATGAAGGATGTTGGGAATTATATGCTTCGGAAAAAGCTTTACTGAATAACGCCAAAAAATTAACGCTTTCTCCCCCATCTGAAGAAGATTTTTGTTTAGCCAGCTTAGTAGAGCTTGCTGAAAATGGCGATGAAGAGGTCATTGAATTATTTGCGCAAACTGGAGATTATTTAGGTGTTGGCATAAATAATATTATTAACATCTTCAATCCACAGCAAGTTATTATTGGAAATCGATTGGCTACTTCCCAAAAGTGGCTCTCAAAATCACTAAATAAACGAGTAACCAATCAAGCCTTGTGGTTTCAACAAAGTGATTTGCAAATAAATTTTTCTGAATTATCAACACACTCAACAGCTTTGGGAATGGCTGCCTTCTCAATCGAAAACTTTTTAAGGTTTAGCATTCAAGATAGGAACTTGGTTTAA
- a CDS encoding lactate utilization protein C, whose product MSIQNRDTFLDKLANNLGRPRMTEGVVRPTWSLSPQWDVYKDYSQDELVEVLEKQCKVIHTHFKRTNQDGLSKMLKEVIQAHEGQKVIAATDHRNMKFGLNTIYEELQNSGVDVRLWDATIGKENQMFAEQADVGITFSDITLAESGTVTLFNDKDNGRSISLLPRVHVVIIPKSTIVPRMTQAVKQIHDASQQGREVTSCVSFISGPSNSADIEMNLIVGVHGPVEATYIVVDDK is encoded by the coding sequence ATGAGTATTCAAAACAGGGACACTTTTTTGGATAAATTAGCAAATAACCTTGGTAGACCTCGCATGACAGAAGGAGTCGTACGACCTACATGGAGCTTATCTCCCCAATGGGATGTTTATAAAGATTATTCTCAAGACGAACTGGTCGAAGTATTGGAAAAACAATGCAAAGTCATCCATACGCATTTTAAGCGGACGAATCAAGATGGTTTATCCAAAATGCTGAAAGAAGTAATTCAGGCGCATGAGGGGCAAAAAGTGATTGCTGCGACCGATCATCGGAATATGAAATTTGGACTAAATACAATATATGAAGAACTCCAAAACAGTGGTGTGGATGTACGACTTTGGGATGCTACTATTGGAAAGGAAAACCAGATGTTTGCTGAACAAGCTGATGTAGGCATCACATTTAGTGATATCACACTGGCAGAGTCCGGTACGGTAACTTTATTCAACGATAAAGACAATGGTCGTTCCATTAGTCTATTACCAAGGGTTCACGTTGTCATTATACCTAAAAGCACAATCGTTCCAAGAATGACACAAGCAGTGAAACAAATTCACGACGCCAGTCAACAAGGGCGGGAAGTCACGTCATGTGTAAGTTTTATTTCTGGACCAAGTAACAGCGCAGATATTGAAATGAATCTCATTGTTGGTGTGCATGGACCAGTGGAGGCAACTTATATTGTTGTGGATGATAAATAA
- a CDS encoding LysR family transcriptional regulator translates to MNIQKYLAFVKAVEYGSFTGAADALNYTQSGISRMIGDLETEWGVSLFERGHAGISLTSDGLKLLPQLQRICNEHEILLMHVEELHDLQSGMIRIGTFSSVATHWLPHMIKFFKKDYPNIDFELLLGDYTEIENWIIEGRVDFGFLRLPTKAKMETIFLEQDRLLVVMPQDHPLANCDKFPINELVNSPFMLLEKGGNAEISEIFEQHGISPQVHFTTWDDYAIMSMVENGLGISILPELILRRIPYQIIAKELEVPAFRTIGIAMREQKSLTIAAKRFLEYLSYKKDGGPITEL, encoded by the coding sequence ATGAATATCCAAAAATATCTGGCATTTGTCAAAGCGGTAGAGTATGGAAGCTTTACAGGAGCTGCTGATGCATTAAACTATACGCAGTCTGGCATTAGCCGTATGATTGGCGATTTAGAAACGGAATGGGGAGTTTCGCTTTTTGAAAGAGGACATGCAGGTATCAGTTTAACATCTGATGGCTTAAAGTTACTGCCCCAGTTACAGCGAATCTGTAATGAGCATGAAATTTTACTGATGCATGTCGAGGAGTTACATGATTTGCAATCTGGGATGATCCGCATTGGAACATTTTCAAGTGTGGCAACCCATTGGCTACCTCATATGATTAAATTCTTTAAGAAGGACTATCCCAATATTGATTTTGAACTGCTGTTAGGGGATTATACAGAAATTGAAAACTGGATTATCGAAGGACGTGTTGATTTTGGATTTTTACGACTACCAACAAAAGCAAAAATGGAAACGATCTTTTTAGAACAGGACCGTTTGCTAGTCGTCATGCCTCAAGACCATCCACTTGCTAATTGCGATAAGTTTCCAATCAACGAATTAGTAAACAGTCCATTTATGCTATTGGAAAAGGGAGGGAATGCAGAAATATCCGAGATATTCGAGCAGCACGGAATTTCACCGCAAGTTCATTTTACAACATGGGATGACTATGCGATTATGTCTATGGTGGAAAACGGACTAGGCATCAGTATATTGCCAGAATTGATTTTACGGCGTATTCCTTATCAGATTATAGCGAAAGAGCTTGAAGTTCCTGCCTTTCGAACGATTGGTATTGCGATGAGAGAGCAAAAATCCCTTACAATTGCCGCCAAGAGATTTTTGGAGTATTTATCTTATAAAAAAGATGGGGGCCCGATTACGGAATTATGA
- a CDS encoding (Fe-S)-binding protein produces MKVSLFITCMCDIFSSNVGKDTVEVLERVGCEVDFPEAQTCCGQPAYNSGYLENTKKTMKHMMKTFKDAEYVVGPSGSCVAMLREYETIFREDSEWAEEAKKLAEKSFELTQFLVDVMGVVDVGSTFKGKVTYHPSCHMTRLLGVKDAPRKLLESIQGVELVDLPQGEDCCGFGGTFSVKNSVISGEMVQEKVDHVVETEAEYLVGGDMACLMNIGGRLSREGRNVKVIHLAEILNHC; encoded by the coding sequence ATGAAGGTCTCTTTATTTATTACATGTATGTGCGACATATTCTCTTCAAATGTGGGGAAAGATACGGTCGAAGTTTTGGAACGGGTAGGGTGTGAGGTTGATTTTCCAGAAGCACAAACATGTTGTGGTCAGCCGGCTTATAACAGTGGTTATTTAGAAAACACAAAAAAAACAATGAAACATATGATGAAAACATTTAAAGATGCAGAGTATGTTGTCGGACCATCAGGATCTTGCGTTGCCATGTTACGAGAGTACGAGACGATTTTTCGTGAGGATTCTGAATGGGCGGAGGAAGCTAAGAAATTAGCGGAAAAATCGTTTGAGCTGACCCAATTTCTTGTTGACGTGATGGGTGTTGTTGATGTCGGTTCTACTTTTAAAGGGAAAGTGACATACCATCCGTCTTGTCATATGACGCGTCTTTTAGGAGTAAAAGATGCACCACGTAAACTATTAGAATCCATACAAGGTGTGGAACTGGTGGACCTTCCACAAGGCGAAGATTGTTGTGGGTTTGGTGGAACTTTCTCTGTTAAGAATTCCGTTATTTCAGGGGAAATGGTGCAAGAAAAGGTAGACCATGTAGTGGAAACAGAGGCAGAGTATTTGGTCGGTGGAGATATGGCTTGCTTAATGAATATCGGTGGACGTTTGTCGAGAGAAGGGCGCAATGTTAAAGTGATCCATCTCGCTGAAATCTTAAACCATTGTTAG
- a CDS encoding YitT family protein, giving the protein MKKRIIDLLFIIAGSFIFALAVNLFVIPNDLGEGGVTGLTIIAYYLFEWSPGLVNLILNSLLLVVGYKFLSKNTTIYTIIAVLFNSLFLHITSDWRIASDEIIVNAIFGGVFAGVGIGLIIRVGGTTAGSTILASMTHKYLGWSISYGLLFFDLIVAFSSYFIIGAEKLMLTILMLYIGTKVMEFIIEGFNTRKAVTIISKNPDKIAQQVNEIMDRGVTVYSGHGYYSKEKKDILYIVISSPEVVRLKKIVKVADPDAFVAIHDVRDVFGEGFREIAKS; this is encoded by the coding sequence ATGAAAAAAAGAATCATTGACTTGTTATTTATTATTGCAGGTTCTTTTATTTTTGCATTAGCTGTGAACCTTTTTGTTATTCCGAATGACCTCGGAGAAGGTGGTGTCACCGGGCTAACCATTATTGCATATTATTTATTTGAATGGTCTCCAGGACTTGTGAACTTAATCCTCAATAGTCTTTTGTTAGTCGTAGGCTATAAGTTTTTAAGTAAAAACACAACCATCTATACCATTATCGCTGTACTGTTCAATTCTTTGTTTTTACATATAACGTCAGATTGGCGTATCGCATCCGATGAAATCATTGTCAATGCAATCTTTGGTGGTGTATTTGCGGGAGTTGGGATTGGCCTGATCATCCGAGTCGGCGGCACGACAGCAGGTTCTACCATTCTTGCGAGTATGACCCATAAGTATCTTGGTTGGAGCATTAGCTACGGCTTACTATTTTTCGACTTGATTGTCGCTTTCTCTTCTTATTTTATTATCGGTGCTGAAAAACTGATGCTGACGATTTTGATGCTGTACATCGGTACAAAAGTGATGGAATTCATTATCGAAGGTTTCAACACTCGGAAAGCTGTCACAATCATTTCCAAAAATCCAGACAAAATTGCGCAACAAGTGAACGAAATTATGGATCGGGGAGTGACTGTCTATTCTGGTCACGGCTACTATTCAAAGGAGAAAAAAGATATCCTTTACATTGTAATTAGCAGCCCTGAAGTTGTGCGTTTGAAAAAAATCGTCAAAGTAGCAGATCCGGATGCTTTTGTTGCCATTCACGATGTACGTGACGTTTTTGGTGAAGGGTTTAGGGAAATTGCAAAGTCTTGA
- a CDS encoding LutB/LldF family L-lactate oxidation iron-sulfur protein: protein MSIQIKSGSFNERVQEGIENDFMLNSVASAQGRFRSRRVDAAEELGNWEEWRSLGEEIRTHTLQHIDFYLHQLSDNLSKRGGHVFFAETAEDANNYIKEVVKNKQAKKIVKSKSMVTEEIGLNKALQEAGAEVVETDLGEWILQLDGDVPSHIVTPALHLNKDQIRQSFVEKRGYDKSNSPEELGLFAREQLRKDFLSADIGITGCNFAVAESGAVTFVTNEGNARLTTSLPDTQITVMGMERIVPTWEELDVLVSLLTRSAVGQKLTSYVTAITGTRLEGEVDGPEEYHLVIVDNGRSKILGTEFQSALHCIRCAACINVCPVYRHIGGHAYGSIYPGPIGAVLTPLLDGYEKHKELPHASTLCAACTDVCPVKIPLHNQLIRHREIMVEQKKSPVIEKVAMDGFVKWSSHPAAYKLSTKLARNALKPWTKDEMITNGPGPLKGWTAQRDFPAPSKQTFRSWFKERQKGEGTQ, encoded by the coding sequence ATGAGTATTCAAATTAAAAGTGGTTCATTCAATGAGCGTGTACAAGAAGGCATTGAAAATGATTTTATGCTGAACTCCGTCGCCTCCGCGCAGGGGCGTTTTAGAAGCCGGCGGGTGGATGCAGCGGAAGAATTAGGAAACTGGGAAGAGTGGCGTTCGTTGGGCGAAGAGATTCGTACACACACGTTGCAACATATCGATTTTTATCTACATCAATTAAGTGATAATCTATCCAAACGTGGTGGCCATGTATTTTTTGCCGAAACAGCAGAAGATGCGAATAACTATATTAAAGAAGTTGTGAAAAATAAACAGGCAAAAAAAATCGTGAAATCCAAATCGATGGTTACAGAGGAAATTGGTCTCAATAAAGCACTTCAAGAAGCTGGCGCAGAAGTCGTTGAAACAGATCTGGGTGAGTGGATTTTGCAATTAGATGGGGATGTTCCCTCGCATATTGTCACGCCGGCTTTGCATCTGAATAAAGATCAAATCAGGCAGTCCTTTGTTGAAAAAAGAGGCTATGATAAATCCAATTCCCCAGAGGAGTTAGGATTATTTGCTCGCGAGCAATTGCGAAAAGATTTTTTGTCGGCGGATATAGGAATTACAGGATGTAACTTTGCCGTTGCCGAATCTGGTGCAGTTACCTTTGTGACGAATGAAGGAAATGCCCGGTTGACGACATCATTACCGGATACACAAATTACGGTAATGGGAATGGAGCGCATTGTTCCTACGTGGGAAGAATTAGATGTGCTAGTTAGTTTATTAACAAGATCGGCTGTAGGACAAAAACTAACGAGCTATGTCACCGCGATTACAGGGACGCGTTTGGAAGGGGAAGTCGATGGACCTGAAGAGTATCATTTAGTCATTGTCGACAATGGTCGTTCTAAAATTCTAGGTACCGAATTTCAATCAGCGCTTCACTGTATCCGTTGTGCCGCTTGCATTAATGTTTGTCCGGTATATCGTCATATTGGTGGGCATGCATATGGCTCGATTTATCCGGGTCCGATCGGTGCAGTGCTTACGCCTTTACTAGATGGCTATGAAAAACATAAAGAACTTCCACATGCTTCTACGCTATGCGCGGCTTGTACAGATGTCTGTCCTGTGAAAATTCCACTTCATAATCAATTAATTCGCCATCGTGAAATTATGGTTGAACAAAAAAAATCCCCAGTGATAGAAAAAGTGGCAATGGACGGTTTTGTGAAATGGTCTTCCCATCCAGCAGCATACAAATTGAGCACAAAATTGGCGCGTAATGCACTTAAACCTTGGACAAAGGATGAAATGATAACGAACGGTCCAGGTCCCCTAAAGGGCTGGACAGCACAGCGTGATTTTCCGGCTCCAAGTAAACAAACGTTTCGTTCTTGGTTTAAAGAACGTCAAAAAGGAGAGGGGACGCAATGA
- a CDS encoding FadR/GntR family transcriptional regulator translates to MGTRRIQAKKIYEEVADSLIQMIKDGELNPGDRLESVEQLAQTFDVSRSAVREALSGMRAMGLVSMRQGEGTFVTEFDPSNFTLPVTVGMLMKKEDIKELYEVRKILEVGAARSAALYHQDNDLLSLQQAIGEMENAERSGDIGEEADMRFHMAVADATHNQVLIHLMRSVSEVMLTVLRETREILIHSEKKTVSLINEHHLIYDAIKERQPDQAEQYMLDHLRNVEKSLEKYIEFRK, encoded by the coding sequence GTGGGAACGAGACGGATTCAAGCGAAAAAAATTTACGAAGAAGTGGCAGATTCACTTATCCAAATGATAAAAGATGGGGAATTAAACCCGGGAGATCGACTTGAATCTGTAGAACAGCTCGCACAAACTTTTGATGTCAGCCGTTCCGCAGTTAGAGAGGCACTGAGTGGTATGCGGGCGATGGGTTTGGTTTCGATGCGCCAAGGTGAAGGCACATTCGTCACGGAATTCGATCCATCTAACTTTACTTTGCCTGTAACGGTTGGAATGTTAATGAAAAAAGAAGACATTAAAGAATTATATGAAGTACGCAAAATTCTTGAAGTAGGTGCAGCAAGATCCGCAGCACTTTATCATCAAGATAACGATTTACTGTCGCTACAACAAGCGATTGGAGAAATGGAGAATGCTGAAAGAAGTGGGGATATAGGTGAAGAGGCTGATATGCGTTTCCATATGGCAGTTGCTGATGCAACGCATAATCAAGTCTTGATTCATTTAATGCGTTCAGTTTCAGAGGTCATGCTTACCGTATTGCGAGAAACTAGAGAAATCTTAATTCATTCAGAAAAAAAGACAGTTTCACTCATTAATGAGCACCACTTAATATATGATGCCATCAAAGAAAGGCAGCCTGACCAAGCCGAACAATATATGTTAGATCATTTGCGTAACGTTGAAAAGTCATTAGAGAAGTATATAGAATTTAGAAAATAA
- the proC gene encoding pyrroline-5-carboxylate reductase, which yields MSMNKKQVLFIGAGRMAQALIKGLDKNEFDIVVGNSGNEGRLREVKEAFDVETTNDWSNEIRKMDIIILAMPPASHDDILAKLSETIREQVIITVAAGIDPTHLESKLPKGTPVAWVMPNTAAKLGKSMTLYALGQHVNQEQQEWIEKLICGIGEFEKVTERQIHELTAVTASAPAFIYRLAEALEQITIESGVSEAQARKLVANMIAGSAEMLKTNVAPAELVDAVATPGGSTAAGLEVLDINHLDHLMIDAIEACRQKAMV from the coding sequence GTGAGTATGAATAAAAAACAAGTATTATTTATCGGGGCAGGGCGTATGGCTCAAGCCTTAATTAAAGGATTAGACAAAAACGAATTCGACATTGTTGTCGGGAACAGTGGAAATGAAGGGCGGCTACGTGAGGTGAAAGAAGCCTTTGACGTGGAAACGACCAATGACTGGTCAAACGAGATACGGAAGATGGATATCATTATTCTTGCGATGCCACCAGCATCTCATGATGACATCCTTGCAAAATTATCTGAAACGATTCGAGAGCAAGTCATCATTACAGTAGCGGCTGGAATCGATCCAACTCATCTTGAGTCCAAGCTTCCTAAGGGGACGCCTGTCGCTTGGGTTATGCCGAATACAGCGGCTAAATTAGGGAAGTCCATGACTTTGTATGCACTCGGTCAACATGTGAATCAAGAGCAACAAGAATGGATTGAGAAATTGATTTGTGGTATTGGTGAATTTGAAAAAGTGACAGAGCGGCAAATTCATGAGTTAACCGCCGTAACTGCAAGTGCCCCGGCATTTATTTATCGGCTAGCAGAAGCACTTGAACAAATAACAATAGAGTCAGGTGTCAGTGAAGCGCAAGCAAGAAAGCTAGTAGCCAACATGATTGCCGGTTCTGCAGAAATGCTAAAAACAAATGTAGCCCCTGCTGAATTGGTGGATGCGGTAGCGACTCCTGGCGGTTCAACAGCCGCTGGTTTAGAAGTATTAGATATAAACCATTTGGACCACTTAATGATTGACGCGATTGAAGCATGTCGCCAAAAGGCAATGGTGTAA
- a CDS encoding DMT family transporter gives MKASIQFILSMIIFGTIGLVVRYIDLSSSETALFSSSIGCLFLTIVYISQRNKFSWKKIRQYAIILFVSGIALAGNWIFLYQSYDYTTLTNATLGYYFAPVFVMLLSPIILKEKLPIKKVICIVVAVIGMISIVGNGFSATGTDDLLGITFGITAAVFYAALMLLNKFIKEMNRLEVTIIQLGVTALILLPYVLLTEGLNMLSVSSSSIPFILFLGIVNTGIGFWLFFSGMEHLKGQSIAMLSYVDPLVAILISGLILQEQFTLLQVIGGLLLLGSTIVSETRFRRTTEKVNRSEYE, from the coding sequence ATGAAAGCTAGTATACAGTTTATTTTATCAATGATTATTTTTGGGACAATTGGTTTAGTTGTCAGATACATTGATTTATCCTCAAGTGAAACAGCACTTTTCAGTAGCTCCATCGGTTGTCTCTTTTTAACAATTGTGTATATTAGTCAAAGAAATAAATTCTCTTGGAAAAAAATTAGGCAGTACGCAATTATCCTTTTTGTATCGGGGATAGCATTGGCTGGCAACTGGATTTTTCTTTATCAATCCTACGATTATACGACACTGACAAACGCTACGTTAGGGTATTATTTTGCCCCTGTTTTCGTGATGTTACTTTCACCTATCATTCTTAAAGAAAAATTGCCTATAAAAAAAGTGATATGCATTGTCGTGGCAGTTATCGGAATGATTTCCATTGTAGGGAATGGGTTTAGCGCAACTGGGACTGACGATTTACTAGGGATTACTTTTGGTATTACTGCAGCTGTCTTTTATGCTGCATTGATGTTATTAAATAAATTTATCAAAGAAATGAATCGTTTAGAAGTGACCATTATTCAATTAGGGGTAACAGCGTTAATTCTTTTACCTTATGTTCTTTTGACAGAAGGACTAAATATGCTAAGTGTATCCTCATCATCAATTCCTTTCATTTTATTTTTGGGGATTGTGAACACGGGTATTGGATTTTGGTTATTTTTCTCGGGTATGGAACATTTAAAAGGGCAAAGTATAGCCATGTTAAGCTATGTTGACCCCCTTGTGGCTATTTTAATATCAGGATTGATTTTGCAGGAGCAATTCACTTTACTACAAGTGATTGGTGGTTTACTGTTATTAGGCTCTACAATTGTTAGTGAAACAAGATTCAGAAGAACTACAGAAAAGGTGAACCGCAGTGAGTATGAATAA